A stretch of DNA from Rhodococcus sp. NBC_00297:
GATCGAGCCGTCCGCGGCCTCGTAGCCGACGACGTACTGGTGCACGCCACCGGTCCACGCCGGGAAGCCGATACCGAAGATCGAGCCGATGTTGGCGTCGGCCGTCGTGTTCAGCACGCCCTCGTCGAAGCACTTCTGCGTCTCGATCGCCTCGATGAAGAGCATGCGCTCCTTGAGGTCCTCGAACGACGACTCCGAGGTACCCGACTTGAAGGCGTCACGCAGACCCGACCAGAGGCCGGTGCGCTTGCCGTCGACGTACTCGTAGAAGCCGGCGCCCTTGGCCTTCGACGGACGCTCGAACTCGTCGACCATCTTGTCGATGACCGCGCCCGCGGCATCCTCGGGAGGAGTTCCGCCGGCTGCGTCGATCGCGTCGTAGGTCTCCTTGCGGATCTTCTGCATCAGCGTCAGCGTCAGCTCGTCGGAGAGCTGCAACGGCGGCGCCGGGTAGCCCGCCTGCAGACCGGCCTGCTCGATGGTCGCGGGCTCGACGCCCTCGCCCAGCATGGCGATGGCCTCGTTGATGAAGGTGCCGATCACGCGCGAGGTGAAGAAGCCACGGCTGTCGTTGACGACGATCGGGGTCTTCTTGATGGCCTGCACGAGGTCGAATGCCTTGGCCAGAGCGGCATCCGAGGTCTTGTCACCGCGGATGATCTCGACCAGCGGCATCTTGTCGACGGGCGAGAAGAAGTGGATTCCGATGAAGTCTTCCTGGCGCTTGACACCCGTCGCGAGACCGGTGATGGGCAGCGTCGAGGTGTTCGAGCCGAGCAGCGAATCGGGTGCGACGAGGTCCTCGATCTCCTGGAAGACCTTGTGCTTGAGGTCCTGCGACTCGAAGACTGCCTCGATGACCAGATCGGCGCCCTCGACGTCCTTCGGGTCCGCCGTGGGGTGGATCCGCGCGAGGAGCGCGTCCGACTTCTCCTGCGTGGTCTTGCCGCGTGAGAGCGCCTTGGCCTCGATGGCCTCGGAGTACGCCTTGCCCTTGTCTGCGGACGCCTGCTCGACGTCCTTGAGGACGACGTCGATTCCGGCCTTGGCACAGACGTAGGCGATGCCCGCGCCCATCATGCCGGCGCCGAGCACGGCGACCTTGGTGAACTGCGTCTTCTCGTAGCCGTCCGGGCGGGACTTG
This window harbors:
- a CDS encoding 3-hydroxyacyl-CoA dehydrogenase NAD-binding domain-containing protein; translated protein: MSDNMIQWDQDADGIVTLTMDDPNQGANTMNELYKTSMGATVDRLEAEKDSITGVVVTSAKKTFFAGGDLKNMIKAGPADAQQIFDEVQTVKSQLRRLETLGKPVVSAINGAALGGGLEITLATHHRIVADVPGVQLGLPEVSLGLLPGGGGVTRITRMMGIQNGFMSVLSQGTRFRPAKALELGLVHEVVGSVEELVPAAKAWIKANPEGGVAPWDVKGYKIPGGTPSNPKLAQILPAFPSNLRKQIKGAPMPAPLAILSAAVEGAQVDFDNASTIESRYFTSLVTGQVSKNMIQAFFFDLQAINAGKSRPDGYEKTQFTKVAVLGAGMMGAGIAYVCAKAGIDVVLKDVEQASADKGKAYSEAIEAKALSRGKTTQEKSDALLARIHPTADPKDVEGADLVIEAVFESQDLKHKVFQEIEDLVAPDSLLGSNTSTLPITGLATGVKRQEDFIGIHFFSPVDKMPLVEIIRGDKTSDAALAKAFDLVQAIKKTPIVVNDSRGFFTSRVIGTFINEAIAMLGEGVEPATIEQAGLQAGYPAPPLQLSDELTLTLMQKIRKETYDAIDAAGGTPPEDAAGAVIDKMVDEFERPSKAKGAGFYEYVDGKRTGLWSGLRDAFKSGTSESSFEDLKERMLFIEAIETQKCFDEGVLNTTADANIGSIFGIGFPAWTGGVHQYVVGYEAADGSIGKEAFVARAEELAKQYGERFTPPASLR